One genomic region from Lujinxingia vulgaris encodes:
- a CDS encoding helix-turn-helix domain-containing protein, whose translation MRFEEIYERHRGQRLSALEAAQWLGVSERTFRRWRVRYEVEGAAGLLDRRLGKTSPHRVPADEVERIAALYNQRYTGWTVKHFHERAVEQHGLRHSYGWTKSVLQARALVRK comes from the coding sequence ATGCGGTTTGAGGAGATTTACGAGCGCCACCGCGGTCAGCGGTTGAGCGCCTTGGAGGCGGCGCAGTGGCTGGGCGTTTCGGAGCGGACGTTCCGGCGCTGGCGGGTGCGCTACGAGGTGGAGGGCGCGGCCGGTCTGCTGGACCGGCGGCTGGGCAAGACGAGCCCGCACCGGGTGCCGGCGGATGAGGTCGAGCGCATCGCGGCGCTGTATAACCAGCGCTACACGGGCTGGACGGTGAAGCACTTCCACGAGCGGGCGGTGGAGCAGCACGGGCTGCGCCACAGCTATGGCTGGACCAAGAGCGTGCTGCAGGCGCGCGCCCTGGTCCGCAAGG